A single region of the Alteriqipengyuania flavescens genome encodes:
- a CDS encoding glutathione S-transferase family protein translates to MPILVHHLNNSRSQRILWLLEELGAEYDIAHYQRDATTNLAPPELAAATPLGKSPVIEDDGRTVTESGAIIQYLCERHGGESWLPDPASDDHVSCLEWLQFGESSFFVPVMLKIMAGRLGEGAAPAMPRIEQQLGAHIAYMAERLGDRDHFVGDDWTAADIMMSFPAEIAVMQGYAEKHPNLAAYVERVHARPAWQRARERGGAYFGW, encoded by the coding sequence CCACCTCAACAACAGTCGCTCGCAGCGCATTCTGTGGCTGCTCGAGGAACTGGGCGCGGAATACGACATCGCGCACTATCAGCGCGACGCGACGACCAATCTGGCCCCGCCCGAACTCGCTGCGGCAACGCCGCTCGGCAAATCGCCGGTGATCGAGGATGACGGCCGCACCGTCACCGAAAGCGGCGCCATCATCCAGTACCTGTGCGAACGCCACGGCGGCGAGAGCTGGCTTCCCGATCCCGCTTCGGACGATCACGTATCGTGCCTGGAATGGCTGCAGTTCGGCGAAAGCTCTTTCTTCGTGCCCGTCATGCTCAAGATCATGGCCGGGCGGCTGGGCGAGGGCGCAGCGCCCGCCATGCCGCGCATCGAACAGCAGCTGGGGGCGCACATCGCCTACATGGCCGAGCGCCTCGGCGACCGCGACCATTTCGTCGGTGACGACTGGACTGCCGCCGACATCATGATGAGCTTCCCTGCCGAAATCGCCGTGATGCAGGGATACGCAGAGAAGCATCCCAACCTTGCCGCCTATGTCGAACGTGTCCACGCCCGCCCGGCCTGGCAGCGCGCGCGGGAACGCGGCGGGGCCTATTTCGGCTGGTAG
- a CDS encoding class I SAM-dependent methyltransferase, which yields MTAGADWRGRVGRIWAEHWQRTDRSFGTLTERLLHYTRALNFMNVLDVGCGAGEVSVALARSHGHARIQGIDLSEDLIEVAQARGEHYANLSFRAMDATLWEDPTMAPDLLVSRHGVMFFANPTGAFNHLSNHAAPGAALVFTCFRARSENHWATELDQLVGNEPGPASIREPGPFSFGNREEVERMLLDAGWSEPQFEPLDYAMVAGSGENAVEEARAYFLRIGPAAGAIAELSGSEHSDAVARLEQMLRYHEVDGLVAMGAAAWIVTARKPL from the coding sequence ATGACCGCAGGGGCGGACTGGCGCGGCCGGGTGGGGCGCATCTGGGCGGAGCATTGGCAGCGCACCGACCGCAGTTTCGGCACGCTGACCGAGCGCCTCTTGCACTACACACGCGCGCTCAACTTCATGAACGTGCTCGACGTGGGTTGCGGTGCTGGCGAGGTTTCGGTCGCGCTCGCCCGCAGCCATGGCCACGCCCGCATCCAAGGCATCGACTTGTCCGAAGACCTGATAGAGGTGGCCCAGGCCCGCGGGGAGCATTACGCCAACCTCTCCTTCCGTGCCATGGACGCGACGCTTTGGGAAGACCCGACGATGGCGCCCGACCTCCTCGTCTCGCGCCACGGAGTGATGTTTTTCGCGAACCCGACCGGGGCGTTCAATCACCTATCGAACCACGCGGCGCCCGGGGCTGCGCTGGTCTTCACCTGCTTCCGCGCGCGCAGCGAGAACCATTGGGCGACCGAGCTCGACCAGCTCGTCGGCAACGAGCCCGGCCCGGCCTCGATCCGCGAGCCTGGCCCCTTCTCCTTCGGCAACCGCGAGGAGGTGGAGCGCATGCTTTTGGACGCAGGGTGGAGCGAACCGCAGTTCGAGCCGTTAGACTACGCCATGGTCGCGGGCTCCGGCGAAAACGCGGTGGAGGAAGCGCGGGCCTATTTCCTGCGCATCGGCCCGGCGGCCGGCGCCATTGCCGAACTGTCGGGCTCAGAGCACAGCGATGCCGTCGCACGGCTGGAACAGATGCTGCGCTACCACGAGGTCGACGGACTGGTCGCGATGGGCGCGGCCGCGTGGATCGTCACGGCCCGCAAACCGCTCTGA